One Heterodontus francisci isolate sHetFra1 chromosome 3, sHetFra1.hap1, whole genome shotgun sequence DNA window includes the following coding sequences:
- the LOC137353585 gene encoding transcription factor Sox-3-like, translating into MLLRSAADPWNDPVAWKSWVLVTLMAAGNGGREASSHCGSEHKCLRPSAWIGAVSFGSDALSFAGCGANHCATVLPKYSLPGGLLAPGSVPVNSSVGVSQGMESYPHMNGWANGTYLLMQDQLAYSQHPGINSPQIQQMHRYEMASLQYSPMMSTAQSYMNAASTYSMSPAYGQQNTPGMALSSMSSMVKTEPTTPPPLMSHSWGACLGDLRDMINMYLPPGGDGGDPSSQSSRLHSVHQHYQSTAIPGTGVSGTVPLTHI; encoded by the exons ATGCTActtaggtctgcagctgatccctggaacgacccagtTGCATGGAAATCCTGGGTGTTGGTGACTTTGATGGCTGCAGGCAATGGGGGCCGAGAAGCCTcaagtcattgtggatcagagcacaaatgtctgagaccatctgcctggataggagcTGTCTCCTTTGGCAGtgacgctctgtcatttgcag gctgcggtgctaaccactgtgccactgtgctgcccaaatactCTCTCCCCGGCGGACTTCTGGCGCCTGGGTCGGTCCCAGTTAATAGCAGCGTGGGGGTTAGCCAGGGAATGGAGAGTTACCCCCACATGAACGGTTGGGCCAACGGGACTTACCTGCTGATGCAGGACCAGTTAGCTTATTCTCAACACCCAGGTATCAACAGCCCTCAGATCCAACAGATGCACCGCTATGAGATGGCTAGTCTCCAGTACAGCCCTATGATGTCCACAGCACAGAGCTACATGAACGCCGCGTCCACCTACAGCATGTCTCCAGCCTATGGCCAGCAGAATACTCCGGGCATGGCGCTGAGCTCCATGAGTTCTATGGTGAAGACAGAGcctaccacccctcccccactaatgTCCCACTCCTGGGGAGCCTGCCTGGGTGACCTCCGGGATATGATTAACATGTATCTCCCTCCCGGAGGAGATGGTGGGGACCCCTCTTCCCAGAGCAGCAGACTGCACAGTGTTCACCAGCACTATCAGAGCACAGCGATACCTGGCACAGGGGTGAGTGGAACAGTGCCTCTAACTCACATCtaa